The nucleotide window CTTGTCTGATCTCTGTCACTTTCTCAGGGCGTGCTCAAAGTCATGACACAATTGTGATTAGATCATCAGGATCCAATCAGTAACCAGCAATGCTGACAATCATTCATTTACAGGGTATTTATTGGTTTAGAAACATAAATATGTCatgtccattgcaatggacacTGGGTCCGAAGGGGTTTGAACTATTTTATCTCCATTATGCTGGCGCTGGCAGACCTTCAGCaagccgaaatagctcagttgggagagcgttagactgaagatctaaaggtccctggttcgatcccgggtttcggcagaatgGTTGAGATGTTTTGTACACTGCTGAGACCTACACTGTACACCCAACTAAATAAAGTATTATATTACagacattttcacacacactcctcacagaGTTTGAATAAAATTGACTAACAATGGTCAGTCATGTCTAAATGTTAACAGAAATTCATAAAAACTACGAAATTAATTCACTGCATAAAAAAATCATGCTCTCTGTTTTTAGTAGATTATGCGTGGATAACATCTGGTGGACTATGCACACATATTTTCAcacatattttttaatatcttGAAAAAATGCATCAAGATTTCAATGCAGAACCAGTGGTCTGAAATTTGGTACATTATAAACGGCCAATATTGGTAGATTTTTACTTAATACAAAAGACTATTTTCCAATATAAGTACTGTAATAGTAATATTGTACTGTAATTGATATAATACACAAGACCTTTATAGAGCCAGTTCAGGATACATCAAGACCTGCCCAAGAGTTTTCCACACTATTTGAAGCGTTTAATATAATGTCTAAAGATTTCAGGTGAACTGTCTCCATCAAGACTTTTCAAAAAGCATcaggtcccaccgagatttgaactcggatcgctggattcagagtccagagtgctaaccgttacaccatggaaccatcACACTCTCAGCGTTCATGCTTCTCGTCCACAGAGGCTACACGTTAAGATAAAGCACACTAGTTCAGActcttaatgtaatatctacACATCCCGTGTGCGAACTGCTTCACCACAGGACACTCAAGTGTTGTACAATCAGTCAAGTACCTGGGTTTCAGGATAAAAATCTTCAGCCAGGTGAGAGACCTTCACCTCTTCATCAAACATatgaagaaaagcagaaaagtcGGCTGTTCTTCTAAACAACAATCAACAGCCACACTGACAGTGTTTCGTCAGGAGAGGGCAACATTCACTGCTTTACCAAAGTCTGATCAGATCCTGACACAGCATGGATGGAAAGGTGGGGGAATGAGTGGAACCTCACCTTGAAGACCACCTTCTTTGTGGCTCAATTTGCCACAATAAGTCATAATCAATGAGCCTCTTCTGAGAAAGACTCAACAAGTGTAATCAGAAATGAAATGTTTGAGGAGTGTGTCTGAACATGTGTGTAGGTAAAGAAGTACGTCCCAGTGAGAAACGCTTTAAGCCTAGAGACAAAACGCTGTACTTTTTTTGAACTATTTCACCTGCATTTCGCAGCATGAAAGGAGGCTCTCAGGATGTAGGCTTCTCACGTTTGTacactttttatatatacaatttaTAGACACGTCAAAAAAGCACACAACCTTCTTCACTCacgccgaaatagctcagttgggagagcgttagactgaagatctaaaggtccctggttcaatcccgggtttcggcagagtGCTTGATGCATTTTGTACACTGCTGAGACCTACACTGTACACCCCACCCAACTAAATAGAGCATGACTCACAAAAGAGACATTTCTTCTTACTTTATCATTATTTTCACTTTACAGATTGATCGAGAGTCAAGAGCGCTGACCATTGCTCCATGGAACCATCTGGACATCTGGGCTAAAAGATGTACCATCCAGCAACTGACACACATTTGTCAAAAGAAAGCAAAAAACGACTGCAGGTACTGCTGAGATTTGATCACACATCTCTGGATTCAGAGCCCACATCGCTGACCGTTACAGCATGGAACCACATGATAGAAATCAATGACATCAGTTATCAGAAGTGTGATATGGGTGTCTGGACGCATAGTGAGAGGGAGTAATGTACCATCCAGCAACTGACACACAGTTGTTGAAAGTATGCTAGATCAGTTATTGGAAATGTAATGTGGATGACTGGGTTCATAGAAAGAGACATTCTTGAGAAATCTCCAGCAAGTGACACTCATTCATTGAAAGTAAGGAAGAAGACACTGCATGTCCCACCAAGACTTGAACTCAGAtagctggattcagagtccagagggCTGATCAGTACACCATAGAACCACAGACAAACAGCATGCAGATCAGTTATTGGAAATGAGGTGTGGATTTCTAGGTTCATAGAAAGAGACATCCTTGAGCAACCGGCAGTAAGTGAAACCCATTCGTTGAAATTAAGCAAGAGATGACTGCACGTCCTGCTGAGGTTTGAACTCGGATCAAAACATTAGTGCAAAActttacaccatggaaccactTATTAGTCAAGCACATAATTTGTCGGAAATGTGATGTGGATGACTGGATTCATAGAAAGAGAGATTCTTGAGCACCCTTCAGCAAGTGACACCTATTAGTTGAAAGTCAGCCAGAAATGACTGCAGGTCCAACAGAGATTTGAACTTCATCACTAGATTCAATGTGATGTGGTTGTCTGGATTTATAGACTAAAGGGCTAAGATACTATCAATCAGAGCTCAGATTTGAACTCAAATCACAGGCTTTCAAGTCCAGAGTGCTGACCATTACACCATGGGaccccaaaacaaaaaacaagcacATCAGTTATCAAGTGTTATGAGGATGTCTGGATTCATATACAGAGGGAATAATGTACCATCCAGCAACTGACACATATTTGTTAAAAGATTGCTGGAGAGTCCAGAGTGCTGACCATTACACAATGGAAACACATGTTTCATATTTCACACAAAAAAACTCCTGAAGTAACATCCAGTAACAGAAACCTTTTTAGAATCAGAAAAAAACTCCCAGAGATCCCActgagatttgaactcggatcactGGATTCAGAATGCAGAGTGCTGACCATCACACAACATAACCACATGACAAAAGATCTGAAGTACCATCCAGCAAGTAAATGCACTTCACTTAGAGTAGGCACAAAATAACCAGGCAAGAAATAACCACTAAAATTTGTACTCGAATATCTGAATTCAGAGTTTAGGGCTGTCCTCTACACCATGAAACCACCTAAAAGCAGTGAAATATACCAGTGACCTGGATCACTTGATCTATAGAGAAGGAGAATGCTCTCCTTTTCTATACACTATGAAAAACTATTAAATGTAGCAGTGATCCAGAGATGAATTTGGATGTTTGGAATCAAAGATAGAAAGTCTGAAATTGATTGTTGCAATAGAAACTCCTAGCAGACTCTTCTTGCAAACTTACATGAGCTAGAAATAAAACTATACAGTTTCCTCCAAGAATTCCATTCATTCCATGATTCATAGCCAACGTGCATGATTCAGCAAGAAACCTACAGATACCACTGAGATTTGAACATAGGGTTGTTGGGTTTAGCATCCAGAGCGCTGAGTTTTACACAATGAAATCGTACAAAACAAGTGAAATAAGCCAGTGATTCAAATCCAGTGATTTGAAGTAAAACTTGGATGACTGGATTGGACTGAGAGTCCCATGTTATGACTGTCAGactatttttaaatatagtCTATGTACATtgcaaaataaaatacaagGAGAGTgataccaagagcccttcgagcttcaagtacggctcggctctacccgccatccctcaaaatccacgggagatgagcgtccaggcttttttctgtcctgcaccgaagtggtggaacgaacttcccctgggtgtccgaacagcagagtccaacactcgctgtcctcaaacccagactgaagaccctcctcttctgagaggacttgggcgaatagcagagtactatggtctccttattgacttgtgcttagtaatgtctaaagcttagaggtatctagAGGTCTATTCTGACTAGCTAaggtctttcttgggtaaatagcaaagcacttttgtaagtcgctctggataagagcgtctgctaaatgctgtaaatgtaatgcaaatgtaatgtaatgataTAACTTAGCAATCCAAAATCCAATTATTTCCAAGGTTTTGACAATTATACTGTAAAATCACTTAAAATCACATACATTTGAATACTTACAGCTGCTCATGGTGCACATTTTAAGCATGTCACACTTGAATTTCATGCCAGGTGTTTCATATCTTGCAAGAAACCCTCCAGCATTAATATAGACTTTCTAGGGACTAGCAGGACTAGCGGAGATTCTCACTGTACaatataataatgatgattCATTCTCCATCCGAACAGAGTTTCTTACAGGTTGTCAACTTGTGACTCTGAGTGAATTCCAAAAGGGGAGGGGTATTGGGTAGGCTCCTCTTTttccattttaaataaattgaaaCCACTTTAGCTAAATCTCAGAGGATTTGTCATAGCACTTTACTTTCAGTTATCTCTTacaccaacagcagcagcctaATAGAACGCTTCTGCCAACTGAAACTCAGTTATACGGCGTCAGTTCACTCACATCTAATGACAGCTGTAGAGGaaaatattgattatcttttttaaaggatgtgtgtgtgtctaagagATGGATGCAGTGTGCATCTGTATGAATGAATTTCATAGACATAAATTATGCATTTCTAAATCGAACACAAATTGAATCTTTACGGTCAATAGCGCCATGAGAAATTCTGAGTGGTCTCAAAGCAACTGGTCTTTAATTGGTGCTTTTATAATAGAGATGTAAATGGAAAAGGCTATTTGATAACTATTGATGCatagagaaagggagagaaagggagagaaagggagaagggagacaggacaggacaagagagagagagagagagaaagaaagacacgTCTCTAtgcagtaaaagcaagacactGCACATCTAGTTTTGCCTATTTGCTGTCAGACCCTCCTGTATTCAGTGTGTGAGATGTCCTCACTGTTGAAAGAGGAGATGCAGAGAGTTCTGTTCAGACCAGACCAACACAGACTGGTGGAGTTTATAGAGATCGAGGAGGAAAAAGGTGGACGACATTTTCTCTGTGTGTCCGGTAAGTCACCTGTGTGCATGTTCAACATGgaaaacccttgtatctccatttttgctgtttttgacatttttacaaTTTGACTTTTCAATTAACAATGACTGTCTATGTTCTTTCTGTAACATATTGAGCAGGAAAAAGTCTTGCTTACCATGcagaatttacattttatacAGATTTATGCAAAAgcttgggcacccctggtcaaattaccAGTGTTTTTAACAGGCATTATTACTGTTTAGTAGCTTCATTTcacatattgccaaaagtaatggcatataaatatataataaaaattcaAATCCaatgtatagcactttttacaactggcattatcattattataaagcagcttcacaggaaTCAGTAATAGGACAAGAGATCGacaaaacataaaaacctaATATACATATGTTATGTATATtccaatatttaaaatgtagtaAATAAATAGGAATTGTGCTCTAAAATATGTAGAGAGGGGTATATTAAAATACTGTGTAGAtgatttgttcacttatttacaaTTAGCAAATCTACGTTTCTCtctaatttataatataatattaccaGCTTTAAATTGCTGTATTAGTGATGCAACCAAATTACACATTATGACATttatataacaaatataatatCACAAATATAAGCACCATACTTGTTGGTATTGATAACACATCCATATCTTTCAGAATAATATTCTCTACAAATAACTAACTAATGTCTGACAATTACATACAATTACACCACTACATAGAACCACTTTTTTAAACTTGCACAATCAGCAAGAAATACTCAGGTTGTTGGGTTAACAATATTGTCTACAAACAACTAATTCCCTAGTGAGTAAAAGTATCCTAAAGCTCATACATACATGCAGACTACAGATATCCAGTAAAGTACAAACTTAAGCTATTTTTTCAAAGAAAAGCTGAGCTGACATTCTTTGTAGAAAATAATGGCATGCATAATTTTATGGTTGTGAgaataaaacttttttaaagtcttaaaaaatgttttagaaaatttttttttgtaagtatTCAAAAAAATCATCAGATTTGTATGAATCACAAATGGCATTATTGCTCAAGCCAATATTTCCATCCATTCATATACAGGGTGAGTCTTTAACATAAGAACTactataacaaagtattgaagTGTCTAAAATCTAATGACTTTAGGGGGGCTGAATTCCTTCCCTTTCCAATCTTGCACATTAGCTTTGGTGCGTTTGGTTGAAGCCATTAATTGATGGTAGGGAGGTTTATTGTGAACACTCTGTGTTCATGTGTATTAGTTATTGAAGCAAAAATGCCTTGGCTTTGTAGGAAACCTACAAAGGTttacaaaatgtgtgtaatgtgtaggaTTTGTTTGAAGTAAATTACAATGCATTTTCTTCACTTTTTGACCCAATTGTCAAATTTCCATGATAAATGGAcgaatggaaatgctccaaaatggacttggaataaaatctttttacatttacatcctaTCTGAAATTTTGAAAGGTTTACAACATAGGTACTGTATGGCATATGTATGAACCCACATTCTAAAACAAATCGGCCATATTTGTATGTGTACAGTATCTAAAGATGGTAAAAAAGTCCAGATCGCAGTCGTGCAGTGTCAGAAAACTCAGAAAACTGGATGTAAGAAATCCCAGCGAATCGGTCTGGAGGACAGCTACGTGAAGACAGAGGTGTGGGCTCTACAGGAACTGAGGATACTGGATGGAAGAGATCCTGATATAGTGAGTAAAACTCTCCATTGAACAGGATGACCACACAGCACCACTCAGCATTTCTCTGTTCTATCGCTGACATCCCTGTTCTAGCTTGCTCTGATTAATCAGCTCTAATCAGCATTTTAGAATCTGTTGATGGATTATTTCAGATAGGAAAACAGTGGCATGGCAATTCAGGAGTTAAACCCCACATCAGGAGTCATCGATACCAGTCCAGAAGGGCCCAGGAGGAGTGCAGTGTTCTGacttccctgctcaaacaccaCTTCTAAACCTAGTAATTGGTGCATGAGTTATATCACGCTCTCCAGGATGGGAACTAATGATCCCTGTTCTACTTTACACTCCCTTATGTTGTTTTTAGCACTAATCGGACAGTGCTGCTGAAGAGATTTTAGCTGCAGCTGAGTTacctagcttttagcctagcacctacTAGGTTCACTGGCTTACCCATGCCTTGTAAGTCCTCCAGGGTTTTGGACTTGGCCCATTTCACagttctgttttggttctgctggaggaacaacagtgtttaaagtctgcaaataaatataaactcTAAAATTAACTTAAAAAGTTtgatatataattattttcagtcattttatcAAAACTTTTGCTCACAACTATATGTAGCACTAATTAGTTTCCTTATTTCCTTAATGGGCACTTTAAATGCGCAGCTCAACTGGAcggtttaaaaatgtaatttaatttaagccataaaaagaatacatttaattgttttttgttttttttcattttataaagttattaatactactactgcagtcatGAGATTGGATACTGGAAAATACTTATTTTAACTTGGCAGAAAAATATGTGATAAAAAATGACTGATTTTATTAGAATTATGCACATATCACTTAAACATACATTGTGGGTTTACTCATTTATGTCAAACCATTTAGCAGTTAATACAATGATCATTTTTATAGTTAATCTTCTATCACATGTGTACATGGAAAATTCatccatttatttatgtttgcAATGTTTAAAAAGCTAAGTTATGgctaaaaaagtaaaaacacaaCTATTTGTAGCACTAAATAGTTTCTAAATGCTGCTGAAACCACATCTGCACTCTTTCACCCCACCTTCTCCATTTCCTCTGGTAGGACGACCCTTGTTTCCTGATGCACTTCGACACAGTGCGGCCGGTGAAAGCAGTGAGCTGTGCAGCAAAATACTCCCTGGCCCGCTGCCTAGTGGCCCTAAGCGAAACACATCAGCACAGCGAGCTGTGCCTCCGAAACTTTGACTGGACATACGTTCAGCCGACATCCATATACTCAAGCAGAGGAGACTGCATGGTTCTGATGCGAATCTGCTTCTATGCCTTCAACCTAGTGTGCCTCTCCCTGTGCCCCGTGCCTTAGACAGGGTTTGGGTTTAGGATTCATCCTACATCACTCACAACAGACACAGTTATTATATCTCACACTCAGGTACAAATTTCACCAAAAATAATGAACACCTTATTGTGGCTGATTGAAGGTTGAATGGTTTCCTTAATGGGCACTTTAAATGGGCAGCTCAACAGGACGGTTTACATATATAATTTAATGTCATTTCAATTTTAAgccattattaataaaataatacatacattgttttttgtaaatggGTTAAGACTGTTATATATAAAGttgttaatactactactgcacaGCTGACTCAAATGCAGTTGAACAGCTATTTTACATGAGAAAGGATACTGGAAAATACTTCTTTTAACAGGAGATTGGCAGAAAAAtatgtgattaaaaaaatgactgATTTTATGAAATTATGCACATATCACTTAAACATACATTgtggttttattcatttatgttaAACCATTTAGTAGTTATTACTATAGTTTGCAACGTTTAAAAAGCTAAGCTATGGCTAGAAAAAtgattttagtatttttgtgGTCGTGTCAACGGTAATTCACTGCACCTTTAGTCAGGTTTGTGCAGTTCAATTTATGGAAAGTTCACTCAGATAAATGTATGGGTTGAAGGCATAGAGCCTCAGGATATACAGCATGCAAGGGGCCAACTGTCTGTCTGAGACTGATGGGAAAGTTGCATTTGTTGCATGATTGATTGATGCCTGTTTCTTCAGTGTGTAACTTTCATTAAAGAGATGACTGGTGAAACCGCCtgattgttttattttctgacTCTAAGCGTAAATAAAGCTTTCACTCATGTAAGTCAACGCAAACCAGCATCTCATCCAAGGTTGCTACAGGTTGGTGCCCCAATCTATATTTTACACTAATGAATACACTTCGAAAGCTGTGGTCACACTGGCCTTCTGCACCCAATAGCACTCCTGTTTCGGCTGCAGTGAtctctgaataataataataatggcaatGACaaggacaacaacaacaacaacaacagcaacaacaataacaataataactatTAGTagtatggttattattattgttatataataattattagtgttattttattataattgtatATAGTTATTTAGTTTTAACTATTTAAAAGTCAAATTAAACATATCAACAAATAAAGATTCTTTCAAGATATCTCTAAACTTAGATTTGACTAGATCTAAGTTTATTAAGTACAGTATGTGCACTTTCAGAActaaaatatattacaatataatacAATTCTGTATTAACTAGTAATAATATTGTGTAATTATCTCTCTAAAAACACTGTCCATAGTGGCAATATCTGGCATTGCAATTACTACTAGTAACAAAAAAGTGTATATTTCTTTAATTGAtatttttactaataaaaaGGCAACAAGAAAGTGAGATTTcatgtaaatattataataatattagctagcataaatagtcaaaatattataataatagtagtCAGAATGACTTTAAAGGTCTGCAAatcttattattactactaaacATTTTATTGTTGATAAATAAATGATACAATTCTAGTtgaattttatttttagaagtAAAAACTGAGCTGAGGTTTGTACCTCTGATAGCATTT belongs to Salminus brasiliensis chromosome 24, fSalBra1.hap2, whole genome shotgun sequence and includes:
- the exoc1l gene encoding exocyst complex component 1-like, which gives rise to MSSLLKEEMQRVLFRPDQHRLVEFIEIEEEKGGRHFLCVSVSKDGKKVQIAVVQCQKTQKTGCKKSQRIGLEDSYVKTEVWALQELRILDGRDPDIDDPCFLMHFDTVRPVKAVSCAAKYSLARCLVALSETHQHSELCLRNFDWTYVQPTSIYSSRGDCMVLMRICFYAFNLVCLSLCPVP